A region of Chiloscyllium punctatum isolate Juve2018m chromosome 44, sChiPun1.3, whole genome shotgun sequence DNA encodes the following proteins:
- the ucn3l gene encoding urocortin 3, like, with protein MMSFTKLVLLLTVCCTARSNFGYRLYKINKNYSCNDELLSEAMKDEPPENSSLKDRRFDYLPTDASAFAEEKEKRTLPFARYKYLNRTQLKRKMYQNNARNNRRTKFTLSLDVPTNILNILLNIAKAKSLRAKAAANARLMAQIGRRK; from the coding sequence ATGATGTCTTTCACGAAGCTTGTTTTGCTGTTAACTGTATGTTGCACTGCAAGAAGCAACTTTGGCTACAGACTATACAaaataaacaaaaactattctTGCAACGACGAGCTGCTTTCCGAAGCGATGAAGGATGAACCTCCAGAAAACTCCTCACTGAAGGACAGACGTTTTGACTACCTACCAACTGATGCATCTGCATTTgctgaagaaaaagagaaaaggacattGCCATTTGCTCGATATAAGTATCTCAACCGAACACAATTGAAAAGAAAAATGTACCAGAATAATGCAAGGAACAATCGTCGAACCAAGTTTACTCTGTCCCTAGATGTTCCCACGAACATTCTTAAtattcttttaaacattgcaaaagCTAAAAGCCTGAGAGCAAAGGCAGCAGCAAATGCTCGTCTGATGGCACAAATTGGTCGAAGAAAGTAG